A window of Ruminococcus champanellensis 18P13 = JCM 17042 contains these coding sequences:
- a CDS encoding nucleoside-diphosphate-sugar pyrophosphorylase: MNAVIFCDGGCGWLAPLSRLPKALLPLCGRPLLAYLLDLLADSGCVEQTLLVEDGRELSCQFGSLYRGMPLAYAHEAPDHTGTDTLVIPEPVLADFDLCAALSVHQNHGGMTALCIAVTEPELYPMLENGQAFTGCCILSAGMPLRQDLYVLARQEQAQLYPDAGTWHRIGSVREYLRAQRAVLRSGLKTAGIRTSQGCITPDGQPDNRLEQPCCTGAGLKIGGDSRIRSCILGRQVSIGSGVELTDCVVGDGAYIGDNVVCREAWIGAGAMLMQGSCMEPGSALGENSRLGEASVLRQGVQVYTDKRVPPRTDAAEDVRSSLPVPLELDSGCLCGEQTALGMLRLGEGLAACGDTAVGCAEDPDSRVLLHTLCAGIALAGGGCLRLEDCTLPQLQAASVMGDCDLLLYADAGAKDCLTLYGKGGLPLTRQQEQQIGGALSMPSGLGFRKHRSGMIAEGSGFAALYTRQLALRSRSDCGRRIEISAGAPGLGRLAETLFGGTGAPLVFQLSDGGRRLTVYGEDTGFVHYEQLLLLCCMLRGRKGEDAALPDWFPAAGDRLMETYGRRILRYGREEDSRARALALAQRFSLDGLELGMELTELLAETGESLSALLAQLPPLYTTRRLMEAGDSARQLLQRVCGDPRGGVLQENAQGAVRVLPEGRESLLLYAASSDMETAQELCGQAEAFLRGYC; the protein is encoded by the coding sequence ATGAACGCTGTGATTTTTTGTGACGGGGGCTGCGGCTGGCTGGCACCTCTGAGCCGACTGCCCAAGGCATTGCTGCCTCTGTGCGGCAGACCCCTGCTTGCGTATCTGCTGGATCTGCTGGCGGACAGCGGCTGTGTGGAACAGACCCTTCTTGTGGAGGATGGCAGGGAGCTTTCCTGCCAGTTCGGGAGCCTGTACCGGGGCATGCCCCTTGCCTATGCCCATGAAGCGCCGGATCATACCGGTACGGATACCCTGGTGATCCCGGAGCCGGTGCTGGCGGATTTTGATCTGTGTGCCGCCCTGTCCGTGCATCAGAACCATGGGGGCATGACCGCCCTGTGCATTGCTGTGACCGAGCCGGAGTTGTACCCTATGCTGGAAAACGGCCAGGCGTTTACCGGCTGCTGCATCCTTTCTGCCGGGATGCCCCTGCGCCAGGATCTGTATGTCCTGGCACGGCAGGAACAGGCACAGCTGTATCCGGACGCAGGCACATGGCATCGGATCGGCAGCGTCCGGGAATACCTTCGTGCCCAGCGTGCCGTACTCCGCAGCGGACTCAAAACAGCCGGCATCCGGACGTCACAGGGCTGCATTACCCCGGACGGACAGCCGGACAACCGGCTGGAGCAGCCCTGCTGCACCGGTGCCGGACTGAAAATCGGAGGGGACAGTCGGATCCGGAGCTGTATCCTGGGCAGGCAGGTGTCCATTGGCAGCGGCGTGGAGCTGACGGACTGCGTGGTGGGGGACGGTGCATACATCGGGGACAATGTGGTGTGCCGGGAGGCGTGGATCGGCGCCGGCGCCATGCTGATGCAGGGCAGCTGTATGGAACCCGGCAGTGCATTGGGGGAGAATTCCCGGCTTGGGGAGGCGTCCGTCCTGCGGCAGGGCGTGCAGGTGTACACCGATAAGCGGGTGCCGCCCCGGACGGATGCGGCAGAGGATGTGCGAAGCAGTCTGCCGGTGCCCCTGGAGCTGGACAGCGGCTGCCTGTGCGGAGAGCAGACGGCTCTGGGCATGCTGCGGCTGGGGGAGGGACTTGCTGCCTGCGGAGATACGGCTGTGGGCTGTGCAGAGGATCCGGACAGCCGGGTGCTGCTGCATACCCTGTGTGCGGGGATCGCATTGGCAGGGGGCGGCTGTCTGCGGCTGGAGGATTGTACCCTGCCCCAATTGCAGGCGGCATCTGTGATGGGCGACTGTGACCTGCTGTTGTATGCGGACGCCGGAGCCAAGGACTGTCTGACTCTTTACGGCAAAGGGGGACTGCCTCTGACCCGGCAGCAGGAGCAGCAGATCGGAGGGGCGCTGTCGATGCCATCCGGGTTGGGATTCCGGAAGCACCGCAGCGGTATGATTGCGGAGGGAAGCGGCTTTGCCGCCCTGTATACCCGGCAGCTGGCTCTGCGGAGCAGATCCGACTGCGGCAGGCGCATTGAGATCAGTGCCGGTGCGCCGGGACTGGGCAGGCTGGCGGAGACATTGTTCGGAGGCACCGGTGCGCCCCTGGTGTTCCAGCTGTCCGATGGAGGGCGGCGGCTGACAGTGTACGGGGAGGATACCGGCTTTGTGCATTATGAGCAGCTGCTCCTGCTGTGCTGCATGCTCCGGGGGCGGAAGGGGGAGGACGCAGCCCTGCCGGATTGGTTCCCGGCGGCAGGGGACAGGCTGATGGAAACTTACGGCAGGCGGATTCTTCGTTACGGCAGGGAGGAGGATTCCCGGGCACGGGCGTTGGCACTGGCACAGCGGTTTTCCCTGGATGGACTGGAGCTTGGCATGGAACTGACGGAGCTTCTGGCGGAAACCGGGGAGAGCCTGTCCGCCCTGCTGGCACAGCTGCCGCCCCTGTATACTACCCGGCGGCTGATGGAGGCAGGGGACAGCGCTCGTCAGCTGCTGCAGCGTGTCTGTGGGGATCCCCGGGGCGGCGTGCTGCAGGAGAACGCCCAGGGGGCAGTCCGGGTGCTGCCGGAAGGGCGGGAGAGTCTGCTGTTGTATGCGGCATCCTCTGACATGGAAACTGCACAGGAGCTATGCGGACAGGCAGAGGCGTTTCTGAGGGGATACTGCTGA
- a CDS encoding PadR family transcriptional regulator translates to MDIQLKRGLLDVCVLAAIKNEDSYGYQIIKDIKPYVEISESTLYPILRRLEAGQMLTVRSTEHGGRLRKYYHITEQGLRRLEEFQQEWQELQAIYKFITKEEPEHESN, encoded by the coding sequence ATGGACATTCAACTGAAACGTGGACTGCTGGACGTATGTGTGCTGGCGGCCATCAAAAATGAGGATTCCTATGGATATCAGATCATCAAGGACATCAAGCCCTACGTGGAAATTTCGGAATCCACCCTGTACCCCATTCTCCGGCGGCTGGAAGCCGGACAGATGCTGACGGTGCGCAGCACAGAGCATGGAGGACGGCTTCGGAAATACTACCACATTACGGAGCAGGGACTCCGGCGGCTGGAGGAATTTCAGCAGGAGTGGCAGGAGCTCCAGGCAATCTACAAATTTATTACAAAGGAGGAACCGGAACATGAATCAAACTGA
- a CDS encoding class I SAM-dependent methyltransferase, translating into MDLKSFSALEWAHKFIREHVKPGDLCIDATAGRGHDTALLCGLVGETGHVTAFDIQSDAIASTNARLAELGYTDRATVIQGSHSTMGEYAQPGTISCITFNFGWLPGGDHNIFTHADTSIAAIGQGLELLREDGIMSLCIYYGRETGFAERDALLAYLRTIDSKQYTVMICEFANRSNCPPIPVLIWKGK; encoded by the coding sequence ATGGACTTGAAATCCTTCAGCGCACTGGAGTGGGCGCATAAATTTATCCGGGAGCATGTGAAGCCCGGGGATCTGTGTATTGACGCCACCGCCGGCAGGGGACATGACACCGCCCTGCTGTGCGGCTTGGTGGGGGAGACGGGGCATGTGACCGCCTTTGACATTCAGTCGGACGCCATCGCCAGTACCAATGCCCGGCTGGCGGAGCTGGGGTACACAGACCGTGCCACGGTGATCCAGGGGAGTCATAGCACCATGGGGGAGTATGCCCAGCCCGGAACCATTTCCTGCATCACCTTTAATTTTGGCTGGCTGCCGGGTGGGGATCACAACATTTTTACCCATGCAGATACCAGCATCGCCGCCATCGGGCAGGGACTGGAGCTGCTGCGGGAGGACGGGATCATGAGCCTTTGCATCTATTACGGCAGGGAGACCGGCTTCGCAGAGCGGGACGCTCTGCTGGCGTATCTGCGCACCATTGACAGCAAACAGTACACCGTTATGATCTGTGAATTTGCCAACCGGAGCAACTGTCCTCCCATCCCGGTGCTGATCTGGAAGGGAAAATGA
- a CDS encoding alanine/glycine:cation symporter family protein, translated as MLETVNAFIWGNLLLSLLLGTGLYYTVRMRGFQLRGMGRVLRCTFSGCRSRTAGSGRISQLQTMSAALAATMGTGNIVGVATALTLGGPGAIFWMWISAILGMLLVYAENMLGALFRYRCEDGSWCGGALAYLERGMRSRPLALAFAGCCVLASLGMGNLAQVNSLACAAWDGFGVPPVVCGLVTAALAGIIILGGVDRIGKAAQSLILPLSGLYLLCGVVFLILRRDALGEAFSSIFRGAFGLTAVGSGISGAAVRRCINIGLRRGVFSNEAGLGSASLLHAAGEAEDPCVQGMCGIFEVFADTILCCTMTALVILCSGVTDPTLEGAALVMAAFSARFGAFGRIFITLSVMLFAFATLIGWSVCGESAARYLSPRWGSCVYRICFLFACMIGAVQDLTLVWQLSDLFNGLMAFPNLIGLIGLRRHVHPPA; from the coding sequence ATGCTGGAAACCGTCAATGCATTCATCTGGGGCAATCTGCTGCTGAGCCTGCTGCTGGGCACCGGGCTGTATTACACAGTCCGTATGCGCGGCTTTCAGCTCCGGGGCATGGGAAGGGTACTGCGCTGTACCTTTTCCGGCTGCCGGAGCCGGACGGCAGGCAGCGGCAGGATTTCTCAGCTGCAAACCATGTCCGCTGCCCTTGCCGCCACCATGGGTACCGGAAACATTGTGGGAGTGGCAACGGCGCTCACTCTGGGGGGACCAGGGGCGATTTTCTGGATGTGGATCTCCGCCATTCTGGGCATGCTGCTGGTGTATGCGGAAAATATGCTGGGAGCATTGTTCCGGTACCGGTGTGAGGACGGCAGTTGGTGCGGCGGTGCCCTTGCCTATCTGGAGCGGGGCATGCGCAGCCGTCCCCTTGCCCTTGCCTTTGCCGGATGCTGTGTGCTGGCGTCCCTGGGTATGGGCAATCTGGCACAGGTCAACTCCCTTGCCTGTGCTGCCTGGGATGGGTTCGGAGTGCCGCCGGTGGTATGTGGTCTGGTAACTGCCGCTTTGGCGGGGATCATAATTCTGGGTGGCGTTGACCGCATCGGCAAAGCAGCCCAGAGCCTGATCCTGCCCCTGTCCGGGCTGTATCTGCTTTGTGGCGTGGTCTTTCTGATCCTGCGCCGGGATGCACTGGGGGAGGCCTTCAGCAGCATTTTCCGGGGTGCCTTCGGGCTGACCGCAGTGGGGAGCGGCATCAGCGGAGCCGCTGTGCGCCGGTGCATCAACATTGGTCTGCGCCGGGGGGTATTTTCCAATGAAGCCGGTTTGGGAAGCGCCTCCCTGCTGCATGCGGCAGGGGAAGCGGAGGATCCCTGCGTCCAGGGTATGTGCGGCATCTTTGAGGTGTTTGCGGATACCATCCTGTGCTGCACCATGACCGCCCTGGTGATCCTGTGCAGCGGCGTGACGGATCCGACTCTGGAGGGGGCTGCTCTGGTGATGGCTGCATTTTCCGCCAGGTTCGGCGCATTCGGCAGGATCTTCATTACCCTGTCTGTGATGCTGTTTGCCTTTGCCACCCTCATTGGCTGGAGTGTATGCGGGGAATCCGCCGCCCGGTATCTGTCCCCCCGATGGGGCAGCTGTGTGTACCGGATCTGTTTCCTGTTTGCCTGTATGATCGGGGCGGTGCAGGATCTGACCCTGGTGTGGCAGCTGTCGGATCTGTTCAACGGGCTGATGGCGTTTCCGAATCTGATCGGACTGATCGGGCTGCGGCGGCATGTGCATCCGCCTGCATAA
- a CDS encoding YaiI/YqxD family protein — MHIYIDADGCPVVEQTIRLARQYGVPCTILCDSAHVFQDEYANTITVSTWADSVDFRLVNLLHPGDLVITQDYGLAAMCLARQAYVLHQDGNWYTGENIDGLLETRHTAKRIRRQGGRLRGAPKRTLAQDQAFCQALEQRLRVVTTE, encoded by the coding sequence ATGCATATTTACATAGATGCAGATGGATGTCCGGTGGTGGAACAAACCATCCGGCTTGCACGGCAGTATGGGGTGCCATGCACCATTCTGTGTGACAGCGCCCACGTGTTCCAGGACGAGTATGCAAATACCATCACGGTTTCCACCTGGGCGGACAGTGTGGACTTCCGGCTGGTGAACCTCCTGCATCCGGGCGATCTGGTCATCACCCAGGACTACGGGCTGGCTGCCATGTGCCTTGCCCGGCAGGCATATGTGCTGCACCAGGACGGAAACTGGTATACCGGTGAGAACATTGACGGGCTGCTGGAAACCCGGCACACCGCCAAACGCATCCGACGGCAGGGAGGCAGGCTCCGGGGCGCTCCCAAGCGAACCCTCGCCCAGGATCAGGCGTTCTGCCAGGCACTGGAGCAACGACTCCGGGTAGTGACAACTGAATAG
- a CDS encoding ribonuclease J — translation MQTALPEPWRAALPDSAAPFCAEMFPCTIFLRVVPGTTGRQYCIGTVRCSRKERLNVNNENQKRFVRPKRESGAVPQQGQNGQKQGGRKPAGRNPQKLGVKPPKANKPQQEQLLPVQQAAHKSKNQKKPKELRKTPVRIIPLGGLNEIGKNLTVVECANDMFLIDCGLAFPDSDMLGVDIVIPDFTYLERNVDKLRGVVLTHGHEDHIGGLAYLLKKINIPVYGTQLTLALVEGKLREHRLLGKVKLNVVKPRQTVKFGCMAVEFIRVNHSIPDAVGMAIHTPAGVIVHTGDFKVDYTPINGEIIDLARFAELGSKGVLALLSDSTNAERPGFTPSERTVGESFEKLFAKAEGKRIIIATFSSNIHRVQQIIDCAARYGRKVAIFGRSMVNVMTVAIELGYLTVPKGIIIDIDMMNRYESERIVLITTGSQGEPMSALTRMAMNDHKKVTITPQDFIIISATPIPGNEKTVTKVVNELMKCGAEVVYERMYEVHVSGHACQEETKLILALTKPKFYMPVHGEYKHFKKQKQLAMDMGIPKENIIIGDIGNVIETDGVDMKIVSQVPAGRVMVDGLGVGDVGSIVLRDRKHLAEDGLIIVTVVIDKSIGEVVAGPDMISRGFVYVRESEQLMDEARNLLSHTLASCTPQDFREWNSMKTKLRDALSDFIFSKTKRSPMILPIISEIH, via the coding sequence ATGCAGACCGCCCTGCCGGAGCCATGGAGGGCTGCTCTGCCGGACAGCGCCGCCCCGTTTTGTGCGGAGATGTTCCCTTGTACCATCTTTCTGCGTGTTGTGCCGGGAACAACAGGAAGGCAGTACTGCATAGGAACTGTGCGGTGCAGCCGGAAAGAGAGGTTAAATGTGAACAATGAAAATCAGAAGCGCTTTGTACGTCCGAAGCGTGAAAGCGGAGCAGTGCCTCAGCAGGGACAGAACGGGCAGAAGCAGGGAGGCAGAAAGCCGGCAGGCCGGAACCCCCAGAAGCTGGGCGTAAAGCCCCCGAAGGCAAATAAGCCCCAGCAGGAGCAGCTGCTGCCGGTGCAGCAGGCTGCCCACAAGTCAAAGAACCAGAAAAAGCCGAAGGAACTGCGGAAGACCCCTGTACGGATCATTCCTCTGGGCGGTCTGAACGAGATCGGCAAGAACCTGACCGTGGTGGAGTGCGCCAACGACATGTTCCTGATCGACTGCGGCCTTGCGTTCCCGGATTCGGATATGCTGGGCGTGGATATCGTCATCCCGGACTTTACCTACCTGGAGCGGAATGTTGACAAGCTCCGGGGCGTGGTGCTGACCCATGGTCATGAGGATCACATCGGCGGACTTGCATACCTGCTCAAGAAGATCAACATTCCCGTATACGGCACCCAGCTGACCCTGGCGCTGGTGGAGGGAAAGCTCCGGGAGCACCGGCTCCTGGGCAAGGTGAAGCTGAACGTGGTAAAGCCCCGGCAGACTGTGAAATTCGGCTGCATGGCAGTGGAGTTCATCCGGGTGAACCACAGCATCCCGGACGCAGTGGGCATGGCGATCCATACCCCTGCCGGCGTGATCGTACACACCGGCGACTTCAAGGTGGACTATACCCCCATCAACGGAGAGATCATTGACCTGGCACGGTTTGCGGAGCTGGGCAGCAAGGGCGTACTGGCGCTGCTGTCCGATTCCACCAATGCAGAGCGGCCGGGCTTTACCCCTTCGGAGCGGACGGTGGGTGAATCCTTTGAAAAGCTCTTTGCCAAGGCAGAGGGCAAGCGGATCATCATCGCCACCTTCTCCTCCAACATTCACCGGGTGCAGCAGATCATCGACTGCGCCGCCCGGTACGGCAGAAAGGTTGCCATCTTTGGCAGAAGTATGGTGAACGTTATGACCGTTGCCATTGAGCTGGGGTATCTGACCGTGCCCAAGGGTATCATCATCGACATCGATATGATGAACCGGTACGAAAGCGAGCGGATCGTGCTCATCACCACCGGCAGCCAGGGGGAACCCATGTCCGCCCTGACCCGGATGGCCATGAACGATCACAAGAAGGTGACCATCACCCCCCAGGACTTCATCATCATTTCCGCCACCCCCATTCCCGGCAATGAAAAGACCGTGACCAAGGTGGTCAATGAGCTGATGAAATGTGGGGCTGAAGTGGTCTACGAGCGCATGTACGAGGTGCATGTGTCCGGACACGCCTGCCAGGAGGAAACCAAGCTGATCCTGGCGCTGACCAAACCTAAGTTCTATATGCCGGTGCACGGGGAATACAAGCACTTCAAGAAGCAGAAGCAGCTGGCGATGGATATGGGCATTCCCAAGGAAAATATCATCATCGGGGACATCGGTAACGTGATCGAGACCGATGGCGTGGATATGAAGATCGTGTCCCAGGTGCCTGCGGGCAGAGTCATGGTGGACGGTCTTGGCGTGGGGGACGTTGGCTCCATCGTGCTGCGTGACAGAAAGCATCTGGCAGAGGATGGTCTGATCATTGTAACAGTGGTCATCGACAAGTCCATCGGAGAAGTGGTGGCAGGGCCGGATATGATCTCCCGGGGCTTTGTGTATGTGCGGGAGTCCGAACAGCTGATGGATGAGGCACGGAACCTGTTGAGTCACACCCTGGCAAGCTGCACGCCCCAGGATTTCCGGGAGTGGAACTCCATGAAGACCAAGCTGCGGGATGCGCTGTCCGACTTTATTTTCTCCAAGACCAAGCGCAGTCCGATGATCCTGCCGATCATTTCAGAGATTCACTGA
- a CDS encoding DUF1700 domain-containing protein, with amino-acid sequence MNQTEWITALRQALRGLPREDVERSVGFYEEAIQDRMEEGCTEEEAVAAIGTPRDIADQILAEIPLTKLVRKKVAPTRAFRPWEIILLILGAPLWLPLLLAAVSVFLAIYIALWSVILSLYAVDLSVAACGIAGIVGTFLYGYLSGGHIAGSLLFLGAGLLCSGIALFLVFGFNQAARGILLLSKQFMLCIKALFKKKEEAA; translated from the coding sequence ATGAATCAAACTGAGTGGATCACAGCCCTTCGGCAGGCGCTAAGGGGCTTACCCCGGGAGGACGTGGAGCGTTCCGTGGGATTTTATGAAGAAGCCATCCAGGATCGGATGGAAGAAGGCTGCACGGAGGAGGAAGCAGTGGCGGCTATAGGCACGCCCCGGGATATTGCGGATCAGATCCTGGCGGAGATTCCTCTGACGAAGCTGGTCAGGAAAAAGGTCGCCCCCACACGGGCGTTCCGCCCCTGGGAAATCATTCTGCTGATTCTGGGTGCACCCCTGTGGCTGCCCCTGCTATTGGCGGCGGTCAGCGTATTCCTGGCAATTTACATTGCCCTCTGGTCCGTGATCCTGTCCCTGTATGCGGTGGATCTGAGCGTTGCAGCATGCGGCATTGCCGGAATCGTGGGCACCTTTCTGTATGGGTATCTGTCCGGTGGACACATTGCCGGCTCCCTGCTGTTCCTTGGGGCAGGACTTCTGTGCAGCGGCATTGCCCTGTTCCTGGTTTTCGGATTCAACCAGGCAGCCCGGGGCATTCTGCTGCTGAGCAAGCAGTTCATGCTCTGCATCAAGGCACTGTTTAAGAAAAAGGAGGAAGCCGCATGA
- a CDS encoding phage holin family protein, producing MEKAWQTLCAVALAAGSFLFGSPDGLLLTLLAFVLMDYATGLLAAVCARRVSSAVGFRGLLRKMLILAMVGMGHLLDTQLLHAQGLLRNAVIGFYLANEGLSILENAGRMGLPLPEKLRTVLVQLKTEKGKDEKR from the coding sequence GTGGAAAAAGCATGGCAAACCCTATGCGCAGTGGCACTGGCTGCCGGCAGCTTTTTATTCGGCAGTCCGGACGGGCTGCTGCTGACTCTGCTGGCGTTTGTTCTGATGGATTACGCCACCGGGCTGCTGGCGGCAGTCTGTGCCCGGCGGGTATCCAGTGCCGTAGGATTCCGGGGACTGCTGCGAAAAATGCTGATCCTTGCTATGGTGGGCATGGGGCATCTGCTGGACACCCAGCTGCTGCATGCCCAGGGGCTGCTGCGCAATGCGGTGATCGGCTTTTATCTTGCCAACGAAGGGCTCAGCATTCTGGAAAACGCCGGCCGCATGGGACTGCCCCTGCCGGAAAAGCTCCGCACCGTGCTGGTGCAGCTGAAAACCGAAAAAGGAAAGGATGAGAAACGATGA
- the spoIIID gene encoding sporulation transcriptional regulator SpoIIID produces the protein MKGQPNDRAIILGEYILEHKATVRAAAKQFGISKSTVHKDVSERLPKIQPQLYPLVKEVLELNKQERHIRGGLATKEKYAKLEQQKHKY, from the coding sequence ATGAAGGGACAGCCGAACGACCGGGCAATTATCCTGGGCGAGTACATCCTGGAACACAAGGCCACTGTGCGGGCCGCTGCAAAGCAATTCGGAATTTCAAAATCAACTGTTCATAAAGATGTCAGCGAGCGTCTTCCGAAAATTCAGCCCCAGCTTTACCCGCTTGTGAAAGAAGTACTGGAGCTTAACAAACAGGAACGACACATCCGGGGCGGATTGGCAACAAAAGAGAAATATGCAAAGCTGGAACAGCAAAAACATAAGTATTAA
- a CDS encoding PH domain-containing protein has product MSSCVRRCSPQGGDGLYREHPINILKYAGKNIWLLVFPLLRGIRSIQLDVYAFYHWLQGAWFDLLVVLVILGIGYLRWHFIQFRAERNCFVYSSGILIRREVVIPYDNLSVITAEHPWWLRPLFAVRVQLDTRAGALKTMDISILVRRSDYRRIKQRLPIRLRSSKTRIYRPHWLSIVFFSFIFSSSLSGALYLSTFFFQFGKMVDTMLQESLTRRLTEMAGEMAEEITAHMAQISRIASKIPPIAVGAAIVLLSAWLLSFLVNMLRYIGFRYEQDEHQLRIRSGLLTRRRYIIQSDRINYIDLRQNLFMKVCRMTSVQLNCSGYGNARRELPVMVPMIPRQKIQEAVSSFYPQAFPKKNQFRAPNNGMMTYLYAPGIAAAVIPIVSRLLQNLLPQFSDFISFGMLMLEIPMLWMLVVKTVAWRTTGITVQGNLLCVRYCRGFRFHTLLADRGALAKIQIRVSPFQRWYRKCDLHLYFYGSIPHGHPLLGFRIQDVEQLYAQLGLILPDELPECGIHRQTENTAPEA; this is encoded by the coding sequence ATGAGCAGCTGCGTACGGCGTTGCAGCCCCCAAGGGGGTGACGGCTTGTACCGGGAGCATCCGATCAATATCCTCAAATACGCCGGCAAGAATATCTGGCTGCTGGTGTTCCCCCTGCTGCGCGGCATCCGCTCCATCCAGCTGGATGTGTACGCCTTTTACCACTGGCTCCAGGGCGCCTGGTTCGACCTGCTGGTGGTGCTGGTGATCCTGGGCATCGGCTATCTGCGATGGCACTTTATCCAATTCCGGGCAGAACGGAACTGCTTTGTGTATTCCAGCGGCATACTGATCCGCCGGGAGGTGGTGATCCCCTATGACAATCTGTCGGTAATTACCGCAGAGCACCCATGGTGGCTGCGGCCGCTGTTTGCTGTCCGGGTGCAGCTGGACACCCGTGCCGGCGCACTGAAAACCATGGATATTTCCATTCTGGTACGGCGCTCCGATTACCGGCGCATCAAGCAGCGGCTTCCCATCCGGCTCCGCAGCAGCAAAACACGGATCTATCGCCCCCACTGGCTGTCCATCGTATTTTTCTCCTTTATTTTCTCCAGTAGCCTGTCCGGGGCGCTGTATCTGTCCACCTTCTTCTTTCAATTCGGCAAAATGGTGGATACCATGCTCCAGGAAAGCCTGACCCGGCGATTGACGGAAATGGCAGGAGAAATGGCAGAGGAGATCACCGCCCACATGGCACAGATCTCCCGGATCGCCAGCAAGATCCCCCCCATTGCGGTGGGTGCCGCCATTGTGCTGCTGTCAGCCTGGCTGCTGTCGTTCCTGGTCAATATGCTGCGGTACATCGGCTTTCGCTATGAACAGGACGAACACCAGCTGCGGATCCGCTCCGGTCTGCTGACCCGACGCCGGTATATTATCCAGAGCGACCGGATCAATTACATCGATCTGCGGCAGAATCTGTTTATGAAGGTGTGCCGGATGACCAGCGTGCAGCTGAACTGCTCCGGCTACGGCAACGCCCGGCGGGAGCTGCCGGTCATGGTGCCCATGATTCCTCGTCAGAAGATCCAGGAGGCAGTCAGCTCCTTTTACCCCCAGGCGTTCCCGAAAAAGAATCAGTTTCGTGCCCCGAACAACGGCATGATGACCTATCTGTACGCCCCGGGCATTGCCGCCGCAGTGATTCCCATCGTCTCCCGGCTGCTGCAAAACCTGCTGCCCCAGTTTTCGGATTTCATTTCCTTCGGCATGCTCATGCTGGAGATCCCCATGCTGTGGATGCTGGTGGTCAAAACCGTAGCCTGGCGCACCACCGGCATCACCGTACAGGGCAATCTGCTCTGCGTCCGTTACTGCCGGGGATTCCGGTTCCACACCCTGCTGGCAGACCGGGGCGCCCTTGCCAAGATCCAGATCCGGGTATCCCCTTTCCAGCGCTGGTACCGCAAATGCGACCTGCACCTGTATTTTTACGGCAGCATCCCCCACGGACATCCCCTGCTGGGATTCCGGATACAGGATGTGGAACAGCTGTATGCCCAGCTAGGACTGATCCTGCCGGATGAGCTGCCGGAATGCGGCATACACAGACAAACAGAAAACACCGCTCCGGAAGCATGA
- a CDS encoding DUF4097 family beta strand repeat-containing protein, producing the protein MKQGKKIALTTASALVFAGLVLSVGSMCAMDFDFSKLETTPLHSETIQVEQSFTNISMTGTSCDIQFLPAPDDSCTVTCSLRQGNRCEAQVQDGTLYIRQWEEQKWYLGISLHPEKIRVYLPEDSYASIQAETNSGDLTISEPLQFQSANLQSNSGSIDLSASISGKLSMTVQSGDIRAKDTRLHQLEARCNSGSILLDQVHLKADAQLHANSGSITLTDVQGGTLSADAGSGDVRLTNVLTEDSLRLETNSGNIKLQHSDGAAITIRSGSGDVSGSLRTPKQFVTQTGSGSCSVPESGTGGACEIRTNSGDIRLKVEE; encoded by the coding sequence ATGAAACAAGGAAAGAAAATTGCTCTGACAACCGCATCCGCACTGGTATTTGCCGGACTTGTCTTATCTGTCGGCTCCATGTGCGCCATGGACTTTGATTTCTCCAAGCTGGAAACCACCCCGCTGCACAGCGAAACCATCCAGGTGGAGCAGTCTTTCACCAACATCTCCATGACAGGAACCAGCTGTGATATTCAATTTCTCCCTGCGCCAGACGACAGCTGCACCGTGACTTGCAGCCTGCGGCAGGGCAACCGCTGCGAAGCGCAGGTTCAGGACGGCACCCTGTACATCCGGCAGTGGGAGGAACAGAAGTGGTATCTGGGCATTTCCCTGCACCCGGAGAAGATCCGGGTATACCTGCCGGAAGACAGCTACGCCTCCATCCAGGCGGAAACAAACAGCGGGGATCTGACCATATCGGAACCGTTACAGTTCCAAAGCGCAAATCTTCAATCCAACAGCGGTTCCATTGACCTATCCGCATCCATTTCCGGCAAGTTGTCCATGACCGTCCAGAGCGGAGACATCCGGGCAAAGGATACCCGGCTGCACCAGCTGGAGGCACGATGCAACAGCGGCAGCATCCTCCTGGATCAAGTACATCTGAAGGCGGATGCACAGCTGCATGCCAACAGCGGCAGTATTACCCTGACGGATGTGCAGGGCGGAACTCTGTCCGCCGATGCAGGCAGCGGGGATGTACGTCTGACTAACGTGCTGACGGAAGACAGCTTGCGACTGGAAACCAACAGCGGCAATATCAAGCTCCAGCACAGCGATGGCGCCGCCATCACCATCCGGAGCGGCAGCGGCGATGTGTCCGGCAGTCTGCGTACCCCAAAGCAGTTTGTGACCCAGACCGGCAGCGGCAGCTGTTCCGTGCCGGAATCCGGCACCGGAGGCGCCTGTGAAATTCGCACCAACAGTGGAGATATTCGATTAAAGGTGGAAGAATAG